Proteins encoded by one window of Dokdonella sp.:
- a CDS encoding Tex family protein: protein MHSIEHRIAAEIAARPQQVEAAVALLDGGATVPFIARYRKEATGGLDDTQLRQLEERLGYLRELEERRAAVIASIEEQGKMTDALRGDLLAAESKARLEDLYLPYKPKRRTRAQIAREAGLEPLALALRADPSLVPEDVALAYLDAGKGVADVKAALDGARAILLETFSEDPALVGALRDWLAAKAQIRARLVAGKEHDGAKYRDYFNHAEAIGTIPSHRLLALFRARNEGVLDLELAPMPTSAPRPAGDGDTDSVLDAAAALGHAEAEGRVAAHFGIAERGRVADRWLLESARQAWRVKLHLHLTLDLFGRAREQAEAEAIRVFGDNLKDLLMAAPAGPKVVMGLDPGLRTGVKVAIVDGTGKLLATHTIYPHEPKKQWDASIAQLAAACREFGVNLVAIGNGTASRETERLVAELMKRHPELKLGKVVVSEAGASVYSASELAAKEFPELDVSLRGAVSIARRLQDPLAELVKIEPKAIGVGQYQHDVNQVKLAHALDGRVEDCVNAVGVDVNTASAPLLARVAGLSAGVAENIVRHRDAKGAFRSRRALREVPRLGDKAFEQCAGFLRIRDGEDPLDASGVHPEAYPVVERILACCGREVKSIIGDSAFLRTLKAEDYVDERFGVPTVRDILRELEKPGRDPRPEFRTATFADGVEDIRDLVPGMILEGVVSNVAAFGAFVDLGVHQDGLVHVSALSERFVKDPREVVKAGDIVRVKVMEVDVARKRIGLSMRLGDQPGVARPMARASSTPAPRRAPMANPSPPAGNAFADAFARAKRNPGA, encoded by the coding sequence ATGCACAGCATCGAACACCGTATCGCCGCGGAAATCGCCGCGCGCCCGCAGCAGGTCGAGGCCGCCGTCGCCCTGCTCGATGGTGGCGCCACCGTGCCGTTCATTGCACGCTACCGCAAGGAAGCCACCGGCGGCCTCGATGACACCCAGTTGCGCCAGCTCGAGGAGCGTTTGGGTTACCTGCGTGAACTCGAGGAACGCCGTGCCGCGGTCATCGCCAGCATCGAGGAGCAGGGGAAAATGACCGACGCGCTGCGCGGCGATCTGCTCGCCGCCGAGAGCAAGGCGCGTCTCGAGGACCTTTATCTGCCCTACAAACCGAAGCGCCGCACGCGCGCGCAGATCGCGCGCGAAGCTGGACTCGAACCGTTGGCCCTGGCTTTGCGTGCAGATCCGAGCCTCGTTCCAGAGGACGTCGCGCTCGCCTACCTCGACGCCGGCAAGGGCGTGGCCGACGTCAAGGCTGCGCTCGATGGCGCGCGCGCGATCCTGCTCGAAACCTTCTCCGAGGATCCGGCCCTGGTCGGTGCGCTGCGCGACTGGCTCGCCGCGAAGGCGCAGATCCGTGCCCGCCTCGTCGCCGGCAAGGAACACGACGGCGCGAAGTACCGGGACTACTTCAACCATGCCGAGGCGATCGGCACGATTCCCTCGCATCGTCTGCTCGCCCTGTTCCGCGCGCGCAACGAAGGCGTGCTTGATCTCGAACTCGCGCCGATGCCGACCAGTGCGCCGCGCCCGGCCGGCGACGGCGACACAGACAGCGTGCTCGATGCGGCCGCTGCGCTTGGACACGCCGAAGCCGAGGGTCGGGTTGCCGCACATTTCGGCATCGCCGAACGGGGACGCGTGGCCGATCGCTGGCTGCTCGAATCCGCGCGCCAGGCCTGGCGCGTCAAGTTGCACCTGCATCTCACCCTCGACCTGTTCGGGCGCGCGCGTGAACAGGCCGAAGCCGAGGCGATTCGCGTATTCGGCGACAACCTCAAGGACCTGCTGATGGCTGCGCCGGCCGGACCGAAGGTCGTCATGGGCCTCGACCCTGGCCTGCGCACCGGGGTCAAGGTCGCCATCGTCGACGGCACCGGCAAGCTGCTGGCCACGCACACGATCTACCCGCACGAGCCGAAGAAGCAGTGGGATGCGTCGATCGCGCAACTTGCCGCGGCCTGCCGCGAATTCGGTGTCAATCTCGTTGCGATCGGCAACGGCACCGCCTCACGCGAGACCGAGCGTCTCGTCGCCGAGCTGATGAAGCGCCATCCGGAACTGAAACTCGGCAAGGTGGTGGTCAGCGAAGCGGGCGCTTCCGTCTATTCCGCTTCCGAGCTCGCCGCAAAGGAGTTCCCCGAGCTCGACGTATCCTTGCGCGGCGCGGTGTCGATCGCGCGCCGCCTGCAGGATCCATTGGCGGAACTGGTCAAGATCGAACCCAAGGCGATCGGTGTCGGCCAATACCAGCACGACGTCAACCAGGTGAAGCTCGCCCACGCACTCGATGGTCGCGTTGAGGATTGCGTGAACGCGGTCGGTGTCGATGTCAACACGGCTTCCGCGCCGCTGCTTGCTCGCGTTGCCGGATTGAGCGCCGGTGTCGCCGAGAACATCGTGCGCCATCGTGATGCGAAAGGAGCATTCCGCTCACGGCGTGCGTTGCGTGAGGTGCCGCGTCTCGGCGACAAGGCTTTTGAACAGTGTGCGGGCTTCCTGCGCATTCGTGACGGCGAGGATCCGCTCGATGCCTCGGGCGTCCACCCGGAAGCCTATCCGGTGGTCGAACGCATCCTCGCCTGCTGCGGGCGCGAGGTGAAATCGATCATCGGCGACAGTGCCTTCCTGCGCACCCTGAAAGCGGAGGACTATGTCGACGAACGTTTCGGCGTGCCGACCGTGCGCGACATCCTGCGCGAGCTGGAGAAGCCGGGTCGCGACCCGCGTCCCGAGTTCCGTACGGCCACCTTCGCCGATGGCGTCGAGGACATCCGCGACCTCGTGCCGGGCATGATCCTCGAAGGCGTGGTCAGCAATGTCGCCGCCTTTGGCGCATTCGTCGACCTCGGCGTGCACCAGGACGGCCTCGTGCATGTGTCGGCCCTGTCCGAGCGCTTCGTCAAGGATCCGCGTGAGGTGGTCAAGGCCGGTGACATCGTCAGGGTAAAGGTCATGGAGGTCGACGTCGCGCGCAAGCGCATCGGACTCAGCATGCGCCTCGGCGACCAGCCGGGCGTGGCCCGTCCGATGGC
- the pepN gene encoding aminopeptidase N translates to MSNRESPASTEVRLEDYRPPAWRIDDIELVFDLDVRETFVHARLHVHRAAQGPRKPLRLDGEELELLGLRIDGDEPAATSWHLEAGALVIELDRDTAVVETRSRIDPSANTALQGLYLSGSVERGFLLTQCEAEGFRRITWSLDRPDVLSRYRVELRAERDRFPVLLAGGDAEGAGALPGGRHWARFFDPQPRPSYLFALVAGHLESIEDRYLTSEGRAVRLVIWAEADVIARCAHAMAALKAAFAWDERRFGRCYRLGVFHVVATHDFTMGAMENTGLNIFNAKYLVADTETATDDDLRHVLAVVGHEYFHNWSGNRVTCRDWFQLSLKEGLTVYREQEFESDVASRTLRRIEDVRMLWRVQFAEDAGPLAHPVRPSRYREINNFYTATVYEKGAEIVRMLERVLGEAGFRRGMDLYFDRHDGAAVTVEDFVAALGDANGRDLSAWLAWYRQAGTPVLDWSGHYDAVARRYTLALRQHTPPTPGQAAKQALPIPLALALFGRDGRVLSSRIHGCDGSAHAHVVVVDAAEACVTLEDVETEPVPSLLRGFSAPVRLAPAHWRDLAVLAAHEDDGFNRWFSADALARRIIDVRIAGTVVDAAMDAAWIDALRQALADDLLDPATLAEMLTLADEVTLAEALIEVDPQRVHAARDAVEVMLSTALQAPLALRYSLLAPAATEGMGAAAQGRRRLRNRCLGLLCRADARQYALARAHHDHAVTLTDRLAALTCLVHGAAEDAADVLADFRARHVDDALVLDKWFAVQATAPHADTVERVEVLASDALFRWDNPNKVYALFASFALRNPLAFHRYDGAGYRLVGAAVERLDATTPQVAARLAAAFGPWRRFEAGRRSLMCAELERLAARVRSRDVADIVARSLAGPLQAL, encoded by the coding sequence ATGAGCAACCGCGAATCTCCCGCCAGTACCGAAGTCCGCCTCGAGGACTACCGTCCGCCGGCCTGGCGCATCGACGACATCGAGCTGGTGTTCGATCTCGATGTGCGTGAGACCTTCGTGCATGCGCGTCTGCATGTGCATCGTGCGGCACAGGGACCGCGCAAACCCTTGCGTCTCGACGGCGAGGAACTTGAACTCCTCGGGTTGCGCATCGACGGCGACGAGCCGGCCGCAACGTCGTGGCACCTCGAGGCGGGCGCCCTCGTCATCGAGCTCGATCGCGACACGGCCGTGGTCGAAACGCGTTCGCGCATCGACCCGTCGGCCAATACCGCCTTGCAGGGCCTCTATCTCAGCGGCAGCGTGGAGCGGGGATTCCTGCTGACGCAATGCGAGGCGGAGGGTTTCCGTCGCATCACCTGGAGCCTGGACCGTCCCGACGTGCTGTCGCGCTACCGTGTCGAACTGCGTGCCGAGCGTGACCGTTTCCCGGTCCTGCTCGCTGGTGGCGATGCCGAGGGTGCCGGCGCACTTCCCGGCGGCCGCCACTGGGCGCGATTCTTCGATCCACAGCCACGGCCTTCGTACCTGTTCGCCTTGGTCGCCGGCCATCTCGAATCGATCGAGGACCGCTACCTCACCAGCGAGGGGCGCGCGGTGCGCCTGGTCATCTGGGCCGAAGCTGACGTCATCGCGCGCTGTGCACATGCCATGGCTGCACTCAAGGCCGCGTTCGCCTGGGACGAGCGTCGCTTCGGGCGCTGCTACCGGCTCGGCGTCTTCCATGTCGTCGCCACGCACGATTTCACCATGGGCGCGATGGAGAATACGGGCCTCAACATCTTCAACGCGAAGTACCTGGTCGCCGACACCGAAACTGCCACCGACGACGATTTGCGCCATGTCCTCGCCGTGGTCGGTCATGAGTACTTCCACAACTGGAGCGGCAACCGCGTGACCTGTCGCGACTGGTTCCAGTTGAGCCTCAAGGAAGGGTTGACCGTCTATCGCGAGCAGGAGTTCGAATCGGACGTCGCCTCGCGCACGCTGCGCCGCATCGAGGATGTGCGCATGCTTTGGCGTGTGCAGTTCGCCGAGGATGCCGGGCCGCTCGCGCACCCGGTGCGGCCCTCGCGTTACCGCGAGATCAACAACTTCTACACCGCGACCGTCTACGAAAAGGGCGCCGAAATCGTGCGCATGCTCGAGCGCGTGCTCGGCGAGGCCGGATTTCGTCGCGGCATGGATCTCTATTTCGATCGTCATGACGGTGCCGCCGTGACGGTCGAGGACTTCGTGGCCGCACTCGGCGATGCCAATGGGCGCGACTTGTCGGCCTGGCTGGCCTGGTATCGCCAGGCGGGCACGCCGGTACTGGACTGGAGCGGCCACTACGATGCGGTGGCGCGCCGCTACACGCTTGCGCTGCGCCAGCACACGCCGCCGACACCCGGCCAGGCTGCCAAGCAGGCGTTGCCGATCCCGCTCGCCCTGGCGCTGTTCGGCCGCGACGGACGTGTCTTGTCCTCGCGCATTCACGGCTGCGATGGGTCCGCACATGCACACGTGGTGGTCGTCGATGCGGCCGAGGCGTGCGTGACCCTCGAAGACGTCGAGACCGAACCGGTGCCCTCGCTGCTGCGCGGCTTCTCCGCACCGGTGCGTCTCGCCCCTGCACACTGGCGTGACCTCGCTGTGCTCGCCGCGCACGAGGACGATGGTTTCAACCGCTGGTTCAGCGCCGACGCGCTGGCACGGCGCATCATCGATGTGCGCATCGCCGGCACGGTGGTCGATGCGGCGATGGATGCGGCATGGATCGACGCTCTGCGCCAGGCACTCGCCGATGACCTGCTCGATCCGGCTACGCTGGCCGAGATGTTGACCCTTGCCGATGAGGTCACTCTGGCCGAAGCCCTGATCGAAGTCGATCCGCAACGCGTGCATGCCGCACGCGATGCGGTCGAAGTCATGCTATCCACCGCACTGCAGGCACCGCTCGCGCTGCGCTATTCACTGCTTGCGCCGGCCGCCACTGAAGGCATGGGCGCGGCGGCCCAGGGGCGTCGGCGGCTGCGCAACCGTTGCCTCGGTCTGTTGTGTCGCGCCGATGCCCGCCAGTACGCACTGGCCCGTGCGCATCATGATCATGCGGTTACGTTGACCGACCGTCTCGCCGCACTGACCTGCCTCGTGCACGGTGCCGCTGAAGATGCCGCTGACGTGCTGGCGGATTTTCGTGCGCGCCATGTCGACGATGCGCTGGTTCTGGACAAGTGGTTTGCCGTGCAGGCCACGGCGCCGCACGCCGATACCGTCGAGCGCGTCGAGGTGCTGGCCAGCGATGCCCTGTTCCGCTGGGACAACCCGAACAAGGTCTATGCCTTGTTTGCCTCGTTTGCGTTGCGCAATCCGCTGGCTTTCCACCGGTACGACGGTGCCGGCTACCGCCTCGTCGGCGCCGCCGTCGAGCGCCTTGACGCGACCACGCCGCAGGTCGCCGCACGTCTCGCCGCCGCGTTCGGACCGTGGCGGCGCTTCGAGGCCGGGCGGCGCAGCCTGATGTGTGCCGAACTCGAACGCCTGGCCGCCCGCGTGCGCTCGCGCGATGTTGCCGACATCGTCGCGCGCAGCCTCGCCGGGCCACTGCAGGCATTGTGA